The region GAGGCGCCTTGCTcacgcctaccagcgtgagatcgaCTGCGCCGTAGGCGGCACTCTGGCCGCTGGAGAGCCCAGCCGGTTGGGCGCAGTCCGACAATgcggcgccgccatcgccggcaTGTTGGGAGCCGACCGCCCGGTCTACGCTACCCCCATAGAGAACCTGTGTGCTGtccaggcggcagcagacgagctggACAACCTGGAGGGCGATGAGAAGCGCTGCATGACGGAGCGCCTCCATCACCTCCTCGACGTGGCTGCCGCGCAGCAGGAAGCCGGCCGATGCGTGATGGAACCCGGCGTGCAAGATGAGAACCGTCACTATCGTCGAGAGCACGGCGCGACCTTTCGTTTCCCTACAGCCGGCTCTCACGGCCGAAGGAAcccggagccggctgccagccgcagtcggcgCACGCACCTCGCgattgagcgcgaccaagacggccgcccaagagcagcggAACGGTGCAACGACTGCCCGCCTCCCCCGGGCAGGGAAaggcgcgcctccccgccgcctgttgagcattCGACTctcggaggccagctgggccaccgcGAAGAAGTCggtgagaatgatgcccgccatcggatcgactggCTTGCCCGATCCCTAGcgatagaagaagaagatgcagtcGGCCCGCCCTATTTCGGCCCCCGCATACACCATGCACACGCGCTAGGTCCGCCAATATTTGCAGGAGTCCGGTTATCCACATGACGAACCAAAAGCCACTACACGTTATCTCTCCATCCGGATGGCGGAGCTGCTGATCTTTTTTATTTGGCAGAAGGCTTTGAAAGCTCCTCGCATGTTTTGGCCGAAGCCACTTTGTTTAATATTTTTTTCTTCAATCTTTCGGCGGAAACTACTTACAACCATGCATACTAGCTTAGCTAGCATTTGGCGGAAGCAAACTAGTTTGGCCACTATGTTTGGCGGAAGCTAGATACATAGTACAGTTAGAGCTTGCATTAGCGCCAGAAATCCTCGTTAGTAGTAGTATTCCGGTGAGAAGTACAATTAGCATTGTCGAAGTTAGATTTACATGCGTTTGCCTTTGGCGGAAGGTTGCGGCGTTTGGGAATGTTGTTTGTTTAAGTTAATAGAGGTGGACATATGCGGTATAAGGTTGAATGGCCGGTTTTCGCATCAGTGTTCATAGACAGGTCCCTTGGTCCATGGGTGTGCAGTTTGCGGCTgtgttgaagatgccctaacaagagcaaagcatttGAGTGTGACTTCAACTTAACTTTTCTTTTAGACCAGTTTGAACAACTGACCAGAAAGAAGGCAGAATATGTGCGAATCAGATCTTGTTGCTGGTTATGTAAAAGCTTCTTCCTCTGTCCCATAACGTAAGACGTTTCttcacactagtgtagtgttaaaaaacgtcttatattatgagacggagggagtattgtttTTGACCAGGACAAGAGTCAAACATTTGAATTTTGACTACCAACGTCTTTACGTATATTTCTACTGTAATAACTGAAATCGTATGTGTGATTCTTTTTTCCTCAAAAATTGTTTTCACATTATACAAGGCTTTTAAGGTTTCACAAATAAACTAACTTAAAAAATAGTGTTCAACGTTAAACTTTGAAGATCATGTTAGTTCCTAAAATGACAACTTAATAGGACTAGAAGTAGGTGTCAAAATTAGTTCAAGCACCATTTGGGAATCCTAGCTAGCTCAATGACATCATGCAATTGATGTCactaaaaaaacgcaaccgaccaacTATTTTGTTCAATGAAGGTAGTaccattgaagagattgatctacATAAGGACGAAATAGCATATGTtatctatgttgtctcaacatagccggtcccaaggccgggtaaaggaggagggttgtgataggcttgccgAGCCAACTTAAAAACGCAGCCACTCttttggagatgaaacccaaaagattttcgttggggcgtaatccTCTCAGCGACGCGCTACATGTGaaaccgggtgtggtggaaaatgggcaaggaccgggccgtcacccccaaggtggcgcgccgtatcttgatccggatacggtggcaagtgagcgaggatcgggtcgtcgcatcctcagTGGCgcactacatcggcgcccggatgtagtggaaaatgaggaagggtcttcgcatttgacttgacgagtgcgaagggtaaggaagctagccaggcctaggaggattcgcttaggtacctggaacgtagggtctctgacagggaagcttcgggagctagtttatGCAACGGTGagaagaggtgttgatatcctttgcgtccaagaaaccaaatggagaggacagaaggcgaaggaggtggaggataccggcttcaagctgtggtacacggggacagctgcaaacagaaatggcgtaggcatcttgatcaacaagaacctcaagtatggagtggtagacgtcaagagaagTGGGGAccagattatcctggtcaagctggtagttgaggacttggttctcaatgttatcagtgcGTATGCCCCACAAGTAGTCCACAACGAGAACACGAAgaggagttctgggaaggcctggaagacatggttaggagtgtaccgattggtgagaagctcttcataggaggagacctcaattgccacgtgggtacatctaacacaggttttgaaggggcgcatggggactttggatatggcatcaggaatcaagaaggaaaagatgtcttaagctttgctctagcctacaacatgattgtagctaacaccctctttagaaggagagatcacatctggtgactttaagTAGtacccaacactctagccagattgatttcatcatcTCGAGAAGAGAagctaggcgtgcgtgcctagactgtaaggtgatacctggagagagtgttgtatcccagcataagctggtggttgctgacttccgctttcggattcgtgtccagcgggataagcatgccaacgtcgctagaacgaagtggtggaagctcaagggggaggtagctcaggcgttcaaggagagggtcattaaggagggcccttgggaggaatgaggggatgcggacaatgtgtggatgaagatggcgacttgcattcgtaaggtggcctcagaggagtttggagtgtccaggggaaggagaagcgaaggtaaggatacctggtggtggaatgatgacgtccagaaggcgattaaagagaagaaaaattacttcagacgcctatacctggataggagtgcagacaacatagagaagtacaagatggtgaagaaggccgcaaagcaagctgttggtgaagcaagggtcgggtatatgaggacctctaccaatggttaggcacgaaggaaggcgaaagggacatctataagacggccaagatccgagagaggaagacgagggatattggccaagtcaaatgcatcaaggatggagcaggccaactcttggtgaaggacgaggagattaagcataaatGGCGGGAATACTtcaacaagctgttcaatggggagaataagagttctaccattgagctggacaactcctttgatgagaccagcatgcgttttgtgcggcgaattTAGGAGTCtggggtcaaggaggctttaaaaaggataaagggaggcaaggcgatgggccctgattgtatccccattgaggtgtggaaaggtctcggggacatagctatAGTATGGCtaaggctaaccaagcttttcaacctcatttttcgggcaaacaagatgccagaagaatggaggcggagtatattagtaccaatcttcaagaacaatggggttattcagagttgtactaattaccgtggaattaagctgatgagccatacaatgaagctatgggagcgagtcattgagcaccgcttaagaagaatgacaagcgtgaccagaaATCAGTTTGGCTTCATgcatgggaggtcgaccatggaagccattttcttggtacgataacttatggagagatatagggagcaaaagaaggacttgcatatggtgttcattgacttggagaaggcctatgataagataccgcagaatgtcatgtggtgggccttggagaaacacaaagtcccagcaaagtacattaccctcatcaaggacatgtacgataatgttgtgacaagtgttcgaacaagtgatgtcgacactgatgactttccGATTAAGATAGAACTGCattaggggtcagctttgagcccttatctttttgcattggtgatggatgaggtcacaagggatatacaaggagatatcccatggtgtatgctctttgcagatgatgtggtgctagttgacgatagtcggacggggataaataggaagttagagttatggagacaaaccttggaatcgaaagggtttaggcttagtagaactaaaaccgagtacatgatgtgcggtttcagtactactaggtgtaaggaggaggaggttagccttgatggccaggtggtacctcagaaggacacattttggtatttggggtcaatgctgcaggaggatgggggtattgatgaagatgtgaaccatcaaatcaaagtcggatggatgaagtggcaccaAGCTTCTGTCATTctttgtgacaagagagtgccacaaaagctaaaaggcaagttctacaggacggcagttcgacccgcaatgttgtatgtcaCTGAGTGCTGGCCGACTAAAatacgacatgttcaacagttaggtgtggcggagatgcgtatgttgagatgaatgtgtggccacacaaggaaggatcgagtccggaatgatgatatacgagatagagttggggtagcaccaattgaagagaagcttgtccaacatcgtctgagatggtttgggcatattcagcgcaggcctccagaagctccaggtgCATAGcgaacggctaaagcgtgcggagaatgtcaagagagggcggggtagaccgaatttgacatgggagaagtccgttaagagagacctgaaggattgaagtatcaccaaagagctagctatggacaagggtgcgtggaagcttgctatccatgtgtcagagccatgagttggttgcgagatcttatgtgtTTCATCTCTAGTCTACCCCAATttatttgggactaaaggctttgttgttgttgaagGACCAAATAGCATGGGAATCACATCACCAATAGCCACAAAGGATGAGTTTATAGAAACACAATGTTTTTTTCTCTAATCTAAGCACTCCCAACAAAATCTTCACAAATATGCCCAAACCTAGGGTCGGTTGCCACTACTGAAATGCACTAATGACAGTGACCACGTCAACAACAAAATTCAAAAAACATCAATACTTGCCACAAGTCATTGAGACGCTGGAAATCAAGATAATTAAGTGATGTCTTCATAACGCTGTAGAAACATAATAGTTGCGGCAAACTTGTGGGCACATTTGGCAGATGATTTTTCCTGCTACCATGTGATCCACCGAACGCCAagaactattttattttattttatttttgcatggAGAACGGCAAGAAAACTGCCACTACATTTCTTATACACGCTCATATAAAGTAATCACCTTGTTATTTATCACCATAGATATATCATAGTCCAGAAGCATATCATGCCATGCTCATGAAGACCTTTACACATGAGGTCCAGAGCACACCTAGCCTATTTATCTATCCCTTGAGTTATTGCCTCGTACCAAAAAAAAGCAGTCACCTCGAtccacacatataaatgggtgTTGCAAAAAAAAGGTGCAAAATTCTGGCATACATTACAtaagatatactccctctgttccgatttactcgtcgtggttttagttcaaatttaaactaaaaccacgacgagtaaatctgaatggagggagtatataatattGGCCTTGCAAAAGAGAAACTAGGTGAGGTGAAAATAGGCGACCAGCCACTAGTGACCGTAGCAGTGATCCCTAATAGCTCATCGAACTAAGCGGCGGGCTCCCCATGGAATCAAGCTGCGAGAGAGCAGCCTCCACCGTCTCCTTCATCTGGAAGCGGTCCATCTCATCTACCTGAAAAAAGGAAAATTGATCGAGTCAGTCACGGCTGCTAATATTGTCTCAGGAATAAGTAAGCTCCACAGCAAATATTATCCAAAATCTCATCCGGATTGAAAACTACTCCAGTACCGATAATACAGCACGGGGTTAGCTTAAAGCATGTGGCGCTCGTGCTCAATATACTAGTAGTACAACAAAAGAATCACCCGCAATAAAATATCAAGCGTGACGTGTGGAAGAGAAGCATTTCCGCCCTATTTCACTTGTAGTAGTAGTacaaaaagagaaggaaaaaaaaaTCTGAGGATAGATGTAGACAGGAGGGAGCATCTTCTTGCACTGTGCTGTGAGCACGTGCAAGGGCTCCCCTCGAGGCCCCGACCACGTGATGTTGATGCTTCCGCGTTTTTCTCGAAATCAATTGGCATCCAAAGCACGTGGCGATTGATATGTCCCCATCGTGCTCAAGCTGAGCGATGGCATCCACGCCGCGCGTGCTTATTGATTGCCATGTGATTGATTTATGTTGCGCGACGCCGATCCAGCGGCAAATCGAGCGTGGCCCAAATATGGATCGAGGAGATGCCGGGATGGGAAAAGCGATATTTTCTTTTTCTGGAGCCTTTTGAGTTTCGTGCGACTTGCGAGTGATGTGGCGTTGATCGCCGCAAATGGAACAGAGGAACAACCTTTTCCGATGCAACAAAACTGTGGACTTGGACCTTGAAAGCGGAAACTAAAAGTGCCTACCGATGGTAAAAGTCAAATCCAGTCAACCAACTAGTAAAAGGAAGGGGCATGTGACGTCAGCACAGCCCACGTCATCTTATCATCAATTCAATCAATCAAGTGAACTAACAGAAGCAGAAACAGAGCCATCGGATCGGGTAGAATCGTGTGAAAGGACTGTTGCTCATGAGAGTtgtggagggcggcggcgacgtACCTCGACGAAGAGGGTGTGCATGAGGCAGCCGGAGACGGAGGTGATGTTGGCGGTGATGACCCTGAGGCGGAGCTCCTCGAGCGCGCGGCACACCTTGGTCATGGCGTCGCGCTGCTTGCTGCACGTCACGCTCACCACCAGCACCTTCTCGCTCACCTCCGACACGCGCAGCTCCAGGACCTCCACCGGCGGCgaggccaccgtcgccgccgcggcGAGCAGCGCGTCGTTCATGGACGAGACCGAGAGAGCGCGCTTCACCTTCTTCCTCTGCGCCGAGGAGACCTGGTCCACGGAGAGGCCGCCGTCGTAGTCATCCTCCGCGCCGGTGGCGGACTCGAGCGCGGACACCTCCGCCTCCATCTGCCGCTCCTCTGCCTGCAGCTGCTGGATGTACTCGATCGCGTCCTTGATGATCGAGGCCTTGTCCATCTGCAACGACGAGGCACTGGCCGTTAAAACCGTCTCCCCGGCGATCCAGATGCTGCTGTGTTCCGGCAATGCCGGCTGAGATGCTTGCGCTCACCTTGGTGATGTTGGGCACGACGCTCCGGAGCGTGTAGAGCTTCTCATTGAGCTTGCGGCGGCGGTCGCGTTCCATCAGTATGTTCTTGTTCGCCCCAGTGCCGTCCATCCCCATCCCCGCCCCTGGCAGGGCCGACCCCATCGGCGTCGAGGACGAGTGGGAACCATCCGGCGAGCTGGAGTCGTAGTACGAGATGGCGTCTTCGGTCGCCCCGACGAAGATGCTGCAACCAAGCACCGGAATTTAGTCACCCTCTCCTCCAAAATCCCTCAACAATGGCGATGGATGGCCGGAAGGCGGGAGCAAGGCGTACGTACCTGTCAACGAGCTCCTCCGACTCGAGGTAGCGCTGCGTCTCCCAGTAGTATGCGAAGTTCTCGCCCATGTCCGGGTCCATGTCTTCCTTCTTCCCTCTGATTCGTCGCTGGCTGCTGCTCTTCTCTGTTCTGTTGCTCTGTCACTCTTTCTCCAGGTGCTCTCACTTGTCTCTTCGAGCCCTTATATATAGGCGCGGGCTCACATGTGTGGCTGGCGGGCGGGCCCCGCGCACCGGACAAGGACGCGCTGGCCTGTGGTCTCCGTCCCCGCGTAACGACCAGGCGAAAAACGTGGAGAAATTCAAGGCGGACACGCACGCCACTCTCTTTCACGCGCAGAGCACTCTCTCGCGGACACAACGTGCGGGATTATTAATTAGTTTTGGCTAATCTAGCACATGGAGCATTGATGATAACTCgatttactactactactactagaagtCTACTACCGCACGTGCCTTGTTAGCTACCCAACCCAACCATATCCGTTTTTCCCTTTTTCCTTCTGGTTGACAAAGTAAGGCTTTCCGCAAGGGAAACGTTTATAATCCGCGGACCGGCCGAAGCTTGGGCCGGTCACGCCTCGCTCGCTCAGAAAACTACCATCAGTTTTTTGCCGGACGAGGAACAGTACAGAGTTGGCACCATAATGCACTTTTTAACTCAGGTGGCACTGGAGAGAGGGAGACAGAGGATGGGGAGCAGAATGGTATCGGCAGCCAAGACGTGAGGAACATGAATGTTCTGGGAAGGCGCGTGGCGCATGACACTCAATTAGCGGACTCTGTTAGGGCTGCCGATGGAGGTCTGCTCCGCAAAAGGAGTGCTGCTGACTCAGTCTCAAATTATGCAGATGCCATCGATCCGGAAACGGTGGCCGGAGCGATAGTGCTAGCGGGAAAGGGGGCGGCAGTGGCAGAAATAGTACAACAACTCAATGGGAACAACAATTCTTCAGACCTGTTAAATACGCCACAGAAAAAcgcaaacaagaagaaactccgggGGATTGATGGTGTTGCTGTGGATGAAAGAGCAATGGAGATAATTGAAGATGATACATCGGCGGCTCCCCGGGTGGGAGACCGCCGGGGACAATGAGTACAATATGTTGGAACTGTCGTGGTTTGGGTAACCCCGCGACAGTTCGTGAGGTTCGCGATCTCGCGACCAAATTTACCCTAGCCGTGTTGTGTTTAGTTGAAACTCAGATCCAAAGCACGCGGGCTGAGATTCTAGCTTCTTCGTTTGGTTACAATAAATCCTTTGTAGTTAGTAGTCCGGTCGGAACGGTGGTCTTGTACTTTTTTGGAATGAGGAAATAAAACTTGAGGTGTTGGGCTATTCGAAACATAATATTGATGCAAAGATTTCTGATCTGGGGCCGGTACCCTAGAGGCTCACATGTATTTATGGTGAAGCACAGGTATCGGAGAGGCACAAGACGTGGGACACAATACGCTCACTAGCAGGATCATCAGGAGAACCATGGGTGATGTTGGGCGATTTTAATGAAGTATTGTTTCATTCTGAGTATGAGGGAGTTGGCCAACGGAGTCAATCACAACTTGACGGCTTCAGGGAAGCCCTTGATGTTTGTGGATTAACAGACCTGGGGCACACTGGCTCCCCATGGACTTTTGAGAAGAGGGTCCCTGGAGGAACTTACAGAAGGGTCTGTTTGGATAGGGCGGTTGCTGATCCAAACTGGTGTTCGTTATTTCCGACTGCATTGGTTGTGCACAAGATAGCCGCTTGTTCTGACCACACTCCTATTTTGCTGACGTTCTCAGATGCTCTTATTAAGAAGGGGGGTCCTAAAGTTTTTAAGTATGAGTTTAATGTGGGAAACACACCCAGAACTAAAAGCGTTTGTGGATGGTGAGTGGAAGAAAGACCGTGATAGTCTGACGGTCACTGAGTTGAAGGAAAAACTACAACAATTGGCTGGTGATTTGTCTAGATGGGATCGCCAAACTTTTGGTAATGTGAGATGGGAGATTAAAAGGATGAAACATGAACTGGAAATCCTACGCGCTATCCCAGGTCGAACCGGCCCTTCTGCCCAAGAGCTTAAGATAACCAAAAATTTGGTTGAGCTGTATCACCGTGAAGAAATTCTATGGAAACAGAGATCACGTGTTGATTGGTTAGTAGGAGGCGACAAGAACACTCGGTACTTCCACACCAGAGCCACAATGAGGAGAAGGAAGAACCTTATCAAATCTTTGACAAAAGGTAACGGGGATGTTGTGACAGAAATAAATGAATTGGAGCAGATGGCTACTCAGTTTTACACCGAGCTATACACTTCCGAGGGGGTTAGAAATATGCACGAAGTTTTGGACTCGATTCCAACCAGAGTCACCCCCGCAATGAATGTATCTTTGAATGCTTGCTACTCGGGGGAGGAGGTAAAATCTGCTCTGTTTCACATGTTCCCAACAAAAGCGCCGGGCCCCGATGGCTATCCGGCCCATTTTTTTCAGAAGCATTGGGACATTTGTGGTGATGAAGTAACTAAAGCTGTGATACGCATACTGCAAGGTGAGGAAAGTGCGGAGTGTATCAACAATACATaccttaatttcaaaaaaattcctacgcaaacgcaagatcatggtgatgcatagcaacgagaggggagagtgtcgtccacgtaccctcgtagaccgaaagcggaagcgttagaacagcgcggttgatgtagtcgtatgtcttcacggcccaaccgatcaagcaccgaaagcacgacactccgagttctagcacacgttcagctcgatgacgtccctcgaactccgatccagccaagtgtcgagggagagtttcgtcagcacgatggcgtggtgatgatggtgatgttctaccgtcgcagggcctcgcctaagcaccgctacaatattatcgaggaggactatggtgagggggggcaccgcacacggctaagagatcaatgatatgttgttgtgtctctagaggtgccccctgcccctgtatataaaggagcaagtgggGAGGGGGCgggcggccagggaggaggcgcgccatggggagtccaactcccaccgggagtaggactccctcctttccttgttggactaggagaaggggggaaagagaggATGGAAAGGGGGGCgtggccctgccctggccgcctctgctcttctccactaaggcccagtatggcccattaagcccccggggggttccggtaacccctcggtactccggtaaaatccagatttcacccggaacacttccgatatccagatataggcttccaatatatcaatcttcatgtctagagcatttcaagactcctcgtgatgtgcgtgatcacatccgggactccgaacaaccttcggtacatcaaaactcataaactcataatataaccatcattgaaactttaagtgtgcggaccctacgggtttgagaactatgtagacatgaccgagacacgttttcggtcaataaccaatagcggaacctggatgctcatattggctcctacatattctacgaagatctttatcgatcaaaccgcataacaatatacgttgttccctttgtcatcggtatgttacttgcccgagattcgatcgtcggtatctcaataccatgctcagtctcgttaccggcaagt is a window of Triticum dicoccoides isolate Atlit2015 ecotype Zavitan chromosome 2B, WEW_v2.0, whole genome shotgun sequence DNA encoding:
- the LOC119363976 gene encoding transcription factor bHLH35-like, whose protein sequence is MDPDMGENFAYYWETQRYLESEELVDSIFVGATEDAISYYDSSSPDGSHSSSTPMGSALPGAGMGMDGTGANKNILMERDRRRKLNEKLYTLRSVVPNITKMDKASIIKDAIEYIQQLQAEERQMEAEVSALESATGAEDDYDGGLSVDQVSSAQRKKVKRALSVSSMNDALLAAAATVASPPVEVLELRVSEVSEKVLVVSVTCSKQRDAMTKVCRALEELRLRVITANITSVSGCLMHTLFVEVDEMDRFQMKETVEAALSQLDSMGSPPLSSMSY